The sequence below is a genomic window from Rudanella lutea DSM 19387.
ACGGTAGGTCGCCGGGGAATTCCTTACCTCGACTGGATGGACCACCCAGGTGCCGACTGGATTCGGAACCAGCCAAACGGTGGCCCATACTCGCCGAAGAAGTTTACCTACTACAAGTCGGACCGTGGCTCACTGCAGGATAACAGCTCATGGACGCCAGGCTATACGGCTCTGAACGTACCGATTATCCGGTATGCTGACGTTCTGTTGATGGCAGCTGAGTGCGAAATCGAAGTAGGTTCGCTGACTAAGGCTCGTGAGTACGTCAACATGGTACGTAACCGCGCAGCTAACCCAGCAGGCTTTGTTACCCGTACGGGTGGCGCACCAGCGGCTAAGTATGTTATCAATGAGTACCCTGCATCGGTATTTGCTACCAAAGCTTCGGCTACAACGGCTCTGCGTTTTGAGCGCCGTCTGGAGCTGGGCGACGAAGGACACCGCTTCTTCGACCTGGTTCGCTGGGGCATTGCTGCTCAAACTCTCAACGCGTATCTGCAGTACGAAGGCGCTCCGTCGCGTCTGCCGACTACGCTGGGTGGGGCTACGTTTACCGCCGGTCAGGATGAGTTACTGCCCATTCCGCAGGCTCAAATCGACATTCAGGGTAAAGACGTACTGAAGCAGAACCCTGGTTACTAAGATTGATCCGATTACTGTCAGACGGAAGAAAGATCGCCCTTGGCGATCTTTCTTTTTTATGGTAGGGTTACACCTGCCGTTTACGCAAAAAATTTGCTTTCATTTAATCTTATTTTTACATTTGGCCCATCATGAAACGCCAATTGTTCCGTATCGTCAATGTGCTGATGGCCGTGGTCGTGCTACTAAGTAGTACAGGCTTCGGGCTGGTCGAGCATTCGTGCCAGATGCGGGGCAAGAAGATTTCACTGGTAGGCACTGAAAAAACAGGTTGTGTGGGGTGTCCCACAGCTAAAGCTCAACCTGCTTCGGCACAGCCCGTTGTGAAAAAGGCTGATTGTTGCCAGGAAGAACAACGCTACGAGAAAGTTGACATCGGCTCGTCGCTGAGTCAGTTGGTAGCCAAGTTCTTCAAAATAATGGCTGAAGCGGTTGTTACGAGTGTAACAACGCTGGTTACGGCTCTGCTCAACTGGATGTTTTCTCAGGATGAGTCAGTTGTCATTCATGCCCCCAATGCCC
It includes:
- a CDS encoding HYC_CC_PP family protein codes for the protein MKRQLFRIVNVLMAVVVLLSSTGFGLVEHSCQMRGKKISLVGTEKTGCVGCPTAKAQPASAQPVVKKADCCQEEQRYEKVDIGSSLSQLVAKFFKIMAEAVVTSVTTLVTALLNWMFSQDESVVIHAPNAPPAAHGRQLLVLVQSFLI